One window of Aliarcobacter lanthieri genomic DNA carries:
- a CDS encoding acetyltransferase: MKEKIVLVGGGGHCHSVIDVIELENKYKIIGIVDTKENIGKKVLDYEIIACDDNLEELFKTCQNAVITIGQIKSNSLRVNLFEKLKNIGFNLSTIISPLAYVSKYSKIDEGTVVMHHALINANARIGKNCIINTKALIEHDVIVEDNCHISTASVINGGVIVKENTFFGSNAMSKEYIQIGKNCLIGGGTRVLSNQVNNSVVKNH; the protein is encoded by the coding sequence ATGAAAGAAAAAATTGTTCTTGTTGGTGGTGGTGGACATTGCCATAGTGTTATTGATGTTATTGAACTAGAAAATAAGTATAAAATTATTGGGATAGTTGATACAAAAGAGAATATTGGAAAAAAAGTTTTAGATTATGAGATAATAGCTTGTGATGATAATTTAGAAGAGCTTTTTAAAACTTGCCAAAATGCAGTTATTACTATTGGACAGATAAAATCAAATAGTTTAAGGGTAAATCTTTTTGAAAAACTTAAAAATATAGGTTTTAATTTATCAACTATTATTTCACCACTTGCTTATGTTTCAAAATACTCTAAAATAGATGAAGGAACAGTTGTTATGCATCATGCTTTGATAAACGCAAATGCAAGAATTGGAAAAAACTGTATCATAAACACAAAAGCTTTAATTGAACATGATGTAATAGTAGAAGATAATTGTCATATTTCAACAGCAAGTGTAATAAACGGTGGAGTGATTGTAAAAGAAAATACATTTTTTGGGAGTAATGCGATGAGCAAAGAGTATATACAAATAGGCAAAAATTGCCTTATAGGGGGGGGTACGAGAGTACTTTCAAATCAAGTGAACAATTCAGTAGTGAAAAACCATTAA
- a CDS encoding acetyltransferase translates to MKGIYIVGTGGFASEVTEYILDNNEFEIKGYFDISEDDYKKHNYEAPFLGNENKYNFSTNDNIVIAIANYHLRAKIYQNLSQKQVNFPKIIHKSCFVSKSSQLVEGVILSPFVTITSNSKIGINFHANIYSYVAHDCIIGNNVTFAPSVKCNGNVIIEDNVYVGTGVIIHQGKPNKPLVIGKNSVIAAGSVVTKSISQNITVFGNPAIELTKENMKRRY, encoded by the coding sequence ATGAAAGGTATTTACATAGTAGGAACTGGTGGCTTTGCTAGTGAAGTTACAGAATATATTTTAGATAATAACGAATTTGAAATAAAAGGTTATTTTGATATATCTGAAGATGATTATAAAAAACACAATTATGAAGCACCATTTCTAGGTAATGAAAATAAGTATAATTTTTCTACAAATGATAATATAGTTATTGCCATAGCAAATTATCACCTAAGAGCAAAAATCTATCAAAATTTATCACAAAAACAAGTTAATTTTCCAAAAATAATCCATAAAAGTTGCTTTGTTTCTAAGTCATCACAGCTTGTAGAAGGAGTTATTTTATCTCCTTTTGTAACTATTACATCTAATTCAAAAATTGGTATAAATTTTCATGCAAATATTTATAGCTATGTTGCACATGATTGTATTATTGGAAATAATGTAACATTTGCACCAAGTGTAAAGTGCAATGGAAATGTAATAATAGAAGATAATGTTTATGTAGGTACAGGAGTAATAATTCATCAAGGAAAACCTAATAAACCTTTAGTTATTGGTAAAAATTCTGTTATAGCAGCTGGTTCAGTTGTTACAAAAAGTATTTCACAAAATATAACAGTTTTTGGTAACCCTGCTATTGAACTTACAAAAGAAAATATGAAAAGGAGATATTAA
- a CDS encoding MaoC family dehydratase, with protein sequence MNLFFNNISIENIKIGMKASYSQTITDADIKSFAGVSGDRNPVHLDEEYAENSRYKKRIAHGMMTASFFSALFGTKIPGVGCVYVSQSLNFKRPVYVGDTVTAVVEVTQVDLYKNRVFFKTTCKVKNKIVTDGEAEIYIPKIK encoded by the coding sequence ATGAATTTATTTTTTAATAATATTTCTATAGAAAATATTAAAATTGGAATGAAAGCTAGTTATTCACAAACTATTACAGATGCTGATATAAAATCTTTTGCTGGTGTTAGTGGAGATAGAAATCCAGTACATTTAGATGAAGAATATGCTGAAAACTCTAGATATAAAAAAAGAATTGCTCATGGAATGATGACAGCTTCATTTTTTTCAGCACTTTTTGGTACGAAAATACCTGGAGTTGGTTGTGTATATGTATCTCAATCACTAAATTTTAAAAGACCAGTATATGTTGGAGATACGGTTACAGCTGTTGTTGAAGTTACACAAGTAGATTTATATAAAAATAGAGTATTTTTTAAAACAACTTGCAAAGTTAAAAATAAAATTGTTACAGATGGAGAAGCTGAAATTTATATTCCAAAAATTAAATAG
- a CDS encoding macro domain-containing protein: MISYIKGNLFTSNAKILVNAVNTVGIMGKGIAADFKRIYPKMFEEYKYLCESKELDIGNLFLYKTQNKWILNFPTKKHWKSPSKLEYIEEGLKKLVTQANELQLNDIAMPKLGCGNGGLDWETQVKPLVEKYLKKSPINVSIYDFDKDIIPEHLTKKDIEKWLNSKPKSINFSIFFEDLKSIFRDNLLSKEIILNNEKYNIEYNEKDEYFIFKSRLKSFIISKEDFKNIFYTLKNLGKLCEADLFSELQQYKIEIFEFLLKLPYILKNVDKLILNYTKNLEEVEIVYELN, from the coding sequence GTGATAAGCTATATAAAAGGAAATCTCTTTACATCAAATGCTAAAATACTTGTAAATGCAGTTAATACTGTTGGTATTATGGGCAAGGGTATCGCTGCCGATTTTAAAAGAATATATCCAAAAATGTTTGAAGAATATAAGTATCTATGTGAATCAAAAGAGTTAGATATTGGAAATTTATTTTTATATAAAACACAAAATAAATGGATATTAAATTTTCCTACAAAAAAACATTGGAAAAGCCCTTCAAAGCTTGAATATATAGAAGAAGGATTAAAAAAGTTAGTTACTCAAGCTAATGAACTACAATTAAATGACATAGCTATGCCAAAACTTGGATGTGGAAATGGTGGTTTAGATTGGGAAACACAAGTAAAACCACTTGTAGAAAAATATTTAAAAAAATCTCCTATAAATGTATCTATATATGATTTTGATAAAGATATTATTCCAGAGCATTTAACAAAAAAAGATATAGAAAAATGGCTTAACTCAAAGCCTAAATCAATTAATTTTTCAATATTTTTTGAAGATTTAAAATCTATTTTTAGAGATAATTTATTATCAAAAGAAATTATTTTAAATAATGAAAAATATAATATAGAATATAATGAAAAAGATGAATATTTTATTTTTAAATCAAGATTGAAAAGTTTTATAATTTCAAAAGAAGATTTTAAAAATATATTTTATACACTCAAAAACTTAGGGAAACTTTGTGAAGCTGATTTATTTAGTGAATTGCAACAATATAAAATAGAAATATTTGAGTTTTTGTTAAAATTACCTTATATTCTAAAAAATGTAGATAAATTAATTTTAAACTATACTAAAAATTTAGAAGAAGTTGAAATAGTTTATGAACTTAACTAA
- a CDS encoding DarT ssDNA thymidine ADP-ribosyltransferase family protein — protein sequence MNLTKEQFLDKFQENLSKQFNGTQNWWTKSLFHFTDIKNAISIIENGKIYSRKKAIELNLMENDNANDNVILNTCDEHKQFARLYFGPATPTQKNNEGIKPKDKIVNNAHCPIPIMFVFDFKKIFLLPNIRFTDGNLATNPNVYENIEDLNNLNFNLIYHRSWLQNDEMKSKVINARHSEVIVKDELCLENNLKSILVRSNAEKEFLLFNLSDKTRKLYQDKVFIQPLSGVFTNDWLYIDKILVLYNQIDIYWHKCNNLQCQNKYKLYVELNNLEGTNTRYLLLENWYLENNLLTISLPREFMFLYFKIDIYIDDIKIYSNVIKGE from the coding sequence ATGAACTTAACTAAAGAACAATTTTTAGATAAATTTCAGGAAAATTTATCTAAACAATTTAACGGAACTCAAAATTGGTGGACAAAATCTTTATTTCACTTTACAGATATAAAAAATGCTATTTCCATAATAGAAAATGGAAAAATTTATAGTAGAAAAAAAGCAATAGAATTAAATTTGATGGAAAATGACAATGCAAATGATAATGTCATTTTAAATACTTGTGATGAACATAAGCAATTTGCAAGATTATATTTTGGACCAGCAACTCCTACTCAAAAAAACAACGAAGGTATAAAACCAAAAGATAAAATAGTCAATAATGCTCATTGTCCAATTCCTATAATGTTTGTTTTTGATTTTAAAAAGATATTTTTACTTCCAAATATTAGATTTACAGATGGTAATTTGGCTACAAATCCAAATGTTTATGAAAATATAGAAGATTTAAATAATTTAAATTTTAATTTGATTTATCATAGAAGTTGGCTTCAAAATGATGAAATGAAATCTAAAGTAATAAATGCTAGACATTCAGAAGTCATAGTAAAAGATGAACTGTGTTTAGAAAATAATTTAAAATCTATACTGGTAAGATCAAATGCCGAAAAAGAGTTTTTATTATTTAATTTGAGTGATAAAACAAGAAAGTTGTATCAAGATAAAGTATTTATACAACCATTATCTGGAGTTTTTACAAATGATTGGTTGTATATAGATAAAATTTTAGTTCTTTATAATCAGATTGATATTTACTGGCATAAGTGTAATAATTTGCAATGTCAAAATAAATATAAGCTTTATGTAGAACTTAATAATTTGGAAGGAACCAACACAAGGTATCTATTGCTTGAAAATTGGTATTTAGAAAACAATTTATTAACAATATCTCTTCCTAGAGAATTTATGTTTTTGTATTTTAAAATAGATATTTATATAGATGATATTAAAATTTATAGTAATGTTATAAAAGGAGAGTAG
- the neuB gene encoding N-acetylneuraminate synthase, with protein sequence MNKVFIIAEAGVNHNGSIELAKKLIDVAVDSGVDAVKFQTFKTELCISKDAKKAEYQVENTGNSTETQFEMVKKLELSKEMHHELISYCKTKNIMFLSTPFDHDSIELLNNLGLEIFKIPSGEITNLPYLRHIGKLNKKVILSTGMADIGEIEDALDVLINSGTKKENITVLHANTEYPTPMEDVNLKAMVTIGNTFDIALGYSDHTLGIEVPTAAVALGATVIEKHFTLDKTMEGPDHKASLEPNELKDMVKAIRNIELALGSSIKKPSSSESKNKPIARKSIVAKTDIKKGEILSENSLAIKRPGNGISPMRWDEILGTVATKDYKEDELI encoded by the coding sequence ATGAATAAAGTATTTATAATAGCGGAAGCTGGAGTTAATCATAATGGAAGTATTGAATTAGCAAAAAAGCTTATAGATGTAGCAGTTGATAGTGGTGTAGATGCAGTAAAGTTTCAAACATTTAAAACAGAACTTTGCATATCAAAAGATGCAAAAAAAGCAGAGTATCAAGTAGAAAATACTGGAAATTCAACTGAAACTCAATTTGAAATGGTAAAAAAACTAGAACTTAGCAAAGAAATGCATCATGAACTTATTTCTTACTGTAAAACTAAAAATATTATGTTTTTATCTACTCCTTTTGACCACGATAGCATTGAACTTTTGAATAATTTAGGACTTGAGATATTTAAAATACCAAGTGGAGAGATTACAAATTTACCGTATTTAAGACATATAGGAAAGCTAAATAAAAAAGTTATACTTTCAACTGGTATGGCTGATATTGGGGAAATAGAAGATGCTTTAGATGTTTTAATAAATTCAGGAACAAAAAAAGAAAACATCACAGTTTTACATGCAAATACAGAATATCCAACACCTATGGAGGATGTTAATCTAAAAGCTATGGTAACGATTGGAAATACATTTGATATAGCTTTGGGATATAGTGATCATACTTTGGGAATAGAAGTTCCAACAGCAGCTGTTGCTTTGGGAGCAACTGTTATTGAAAAACATTTTACTTTAGATAAAACCATGGAAGGACCAGATCATAAAGCTAGTTTAGAACCAAATGAATTAAAAGATATGGTAAAAGCTATAAGAAATATAGAATTAGCTTTGGGGAGTAGTATAAAAAAACCAAGTTCAAGTGAATCAAAAAACAAACCAATAGCTAGAAAATCAATAGTTGCAAAAACAGATATAAAAAAAGGTGAAATTTTAAGTGAAAATAGTCTTGCAATAAAAAGACCAGGAAATGGTATAAGCCCTATGCGATGGGATGAAATATTAGGAACGGTTGCAACTAAAGATTATAAAGAAGATGAATTGATATGA
- the neuC gene encoding UDP-N-acetylglucosamine 2-epimerase, whose protein sequence is MKICVVTGTRAEYGLLYWLIKEIQSDKDLELQLIVTGMHLSPEFGLTYKEIEKEFKINKKIEMLLSSDTSVGISKSMGLAQISFSEAYDELKPDVVVVLGDRYEIFSATSAAMISRIPIAHLHGGETTEGAFDESIRHSITKMSHLHFVATQEYKNRVIQLGENPSRVFNVGGMGIENIKRLELLSKDEFEKSIDFKLNKKNILVTFHPVTLENSTAKEQFSELLDAIDELEDTNIIFTKANSDTDGRVINSMIDEYVAKNNTKSVCFTSLGQLRYLSALQYVDVMVGNSSSGLAEAPSFKIGTINIGDRQKGRIKASSVIDCEATKDFILEAFNKLNSKEFQESLKETINPYGDGCASKKIIEVIKNTNLEDILKKSFFDLRG, encoded by the coding sequence ATGAAGATTTGTGTAGTAACAGGAACAAGAGCTGAATATGGATTACTTTATTGGCTTATAAAAGAGATTCAATCTGATAAAGATTTAGAACTTCAGCTTATAGTTACAGGTATGCACCTAAGTCCTGAGTTTGGATTAACTTATAAAGAAATAGAAAAAGAATTCAAAATAAATAAGAAAATAGAGATGCTTTTATCTTCTGATACTTCAGTTGGTATTTCAAAATCTATGGGTTTAGCTCAAATATCTTTTTCAGAAGCTTATGATGAACTAAAGCCAGATGTTGTAGTTGTTTTAGGTGATAGATATGAGATATTTAGTGCAACAAGTGCTGCTATGATTTCAAGAATACCAATAGCTCATTTACATGGTGGAGAGACAACAGAAGGTGCATTTGATGAATCAATAAGACATAGCATTACAAAAATGAGTCACTTGCACTTTGTAGCTACACAAGAGTATAAAAATAGAGTAATTCAATTAGGAGAAAATCCTTCTAGAGTTTTTAATGTAGGTGGAATGGGTATTGAAAATATAAAAAGATTAGAACTCTTGTCTAAAGATGAATTTGAGAAATCTATTGATTTTAAATTAAATAAGAAAAATATCTTAGTTACCTTTCATCCTGTAACTTTAGAGAACTCAACAGCAAAAGAGCAATTTTCTGAATTGTTAGATGCAATTGATGAATTAGAAGATACAAATATAATCTTTACAAAAGCAAATAGCGATACAGATGGAAGAGTTATAAACTCTATGATAGATGAATATGTAGCTAAGAATAATACTAAATCAGTTTGTTTTACCTCTTTAGGACAATTAAGATACCTAAGTGCTTTGCAATATGTAGATGTAATGGTAGGAAATAGCTCAAGCGGATTAGCAGAAGCCCCAAGCTTTAAAATAGGGACAATAAATATAGGAGATAGACAAAAAGGAAGAATAAAAGCTTCTAGTGTGATAGATTGTGAAGCAACTAAAGATTTTATTTTAGAAGCATTTAATAAATTAAATTCAAAAGAGTTTCAAGAGAGTTTAAAAGAGACAATAAATCCATATGGAGATGGATGTGCAAGTAAGAAGATAATAGAAGTGATTAAAAATACAAATTTAGAAGATATATTAAAAAAATCTTTTTTTGATTTAAGAGGTTAA
- a CDS encoding nucleotidyltransferase family protein translates to MKNIENIKLRENSTIKEALEIIDKGSMQIALVVDKNDKLVGTLTDGDIRRGLLKGFDLNSSIEDIIFKKPTIATISDTKEDILKLALSKKLHQIPIIDENNRLVGIKEIDELIKPKNKTNKVVLMVGGLGTRLRPLTETTPKPMLKVGNKPILQTIVEKFAEYGYTNIIMCVNYKSHIIQDYFGDGSDFGVNIEYVLEEQRMGTAGALSLLKEKPTEPFFVMNGDLLTNVNFEHLHNYHIATNSIGTMCVREYDFQVPYGVVNIKDSKILSIEEKPIHKFFVSAGIYMLSEKVLEYIPQNQFYDMPTLFEKLISLNENTISFPLREYWLDIGRIEEYEKANEEYSEVF, encoded by the coding sequence ATGAAAAATATAGAAAACATAAAATTAAGAGAAAATTCAACAATAAAAGAAGCTTTAGAAATAATTGATAAAGGTTCTATGCAAATAGCTTTGGTTGTAGATAAAAATGATAAATTAGTTGGGACTTTAACAGACGGAGACATTAGAAGAGGTCTTTTAAAAGGTTTTGATTTAAATAGTTCTATTGAAGATATTATTTTTAAAAAACCTACTATCGCAACAATAAGTGATACAAAAGAAGATATTTTAAAACTTGCTTTGAGTAAAAAACTTCATCAAATTCCAATCATAGATGAAAATAATAGATTGGTAGGCATTAAAGAAATAGATGAACTTATAAAACCAAAAAATAAGACAAATAAAGTGGTTCTTATGGTAGGAGGACTTGGTACCAGACTTAGACCTCTTACAGAAACTACTCCAAAGCCTATGTTAAAAGTAGGAAACAAGCCAATACTTCAAACCATTGTAGAAAAATTTGCAGAGTATGGATATACAAATATTATAATGTGTGTAAACTATAAATCTCATATTATTCAAGATTATTTTGGAGATGGAAGTGATTTTGGCGTAAATATAGAGTATGTTTTAGAAGAGCAAAGAATGGGAACTGCTGGAGCTTTGAGTTTACTAAAAGAAAAACCAACAGAACCATTTTTTGTGATGAATGGAGATCTTCTTACAAATGTAAATTTTGAGCATTTACATAACTATCATATTGCAACAAATTCCATTGGAACAATGTGTGTTCGAGAATATGATTTTCAAGTACCTTATGGAGTTGTAAATATAAAAGATAGCAAAATATTATCTATAGAAGAAAAACCTATTCATAAGTTTTTTGTAAGTGCTGGTATTTATATGTTGTCAGAGAAAGTTTTAGAATATATACCACAAAATCAGTTTTATGATATGCCAACACTATTTGAAAAGCTTATAAGTTTAAATGAAAATACGATATCATTTCCACTCAGAGAGTATTGGCTTGATATAGGAAGAATAGAAGAATATGAAAAAGCTAATGAAGAGTATAGTGAGGTTTTTTAA
- a CDS encoding AAA family ATPase translates to MNFNFSIENLGNIKKANFEIKPLTIIAGENGSGKSFTTKSLYCLLDALNKDYLFDYIQSNINGIKRAIFFYESELLNKSKKDINFIENFQEKYLNFFDFIQDELQKLNLEQQEKMLQNFSLELKQHYKQLKEYFEEQSSLKKFQRVSEHTDNILTSYSNIIQFESNFKYIISEQIEKNLKSNFQKNFQISNIETLIQKDEKVKSIDLKIDSIGNVLIKDKQYIDFSFKSKGIVQIQNLKNIVYIDSPAYLKVRKGLESRYRGLLGIKIEDEKYLKGYPLYLERLYDFLDKRYLYEPDFKNLSEELQKLMNGKLNITKSGEIEYLDEKNNSMPLSLTAMGITNIGLIDLLLRNNIINKGSFLIMDEPEAHLHPKWQVALIDILYKVAQAGANIIIATHSIDMIKAVELLIKKDEKAKDLIAINKMPYNESFSKLKEEEKIEEILSDLSSPFYDMYIRGLS, encoded by the coding sequence ATGAATTTCAATTTTAGTATAGAAAATCTAGGAAATATAAAAAAAGCCAATTTTGAAATAAAACCTTTGACTATTATTGCTGGAGAAAATGGAAGTGGTAAAAGTTTCACTACAAAGAGCCTTTATTGTTTACTAGATGCCTTAAACAAAGATTATCTATTTGATTATATACAATCAAATATAAATGGTATAAAAAGAGCGATATTTTTCTATGAATCAGAACTTTTAAACAAATCTAAAAAAGATATAAATTTTATAGAAAATTTTCAAGAGAAATATTTGAATTTTTTTGATTTTATTCAAGATGAACTTCAAAAGTTAAATTTAGAGCAACAAGAGAAAATGTTACAAAATTTCTCTTTAGAATTAAAGCAACACTATAAACAATTAAAAGAATATTTTGAAGAACAAAGTTCTTTAAAAAAGTTTCAAAGAGTAAGTGAACATACAGATAATATTTTAACATCATATAGTAATATAATACAATTTGAAAGTAATTTTAAATATATAATCTCTGAACAAATAGAAAAGAATTTAAAATCAAACTTTCAAAAGAACTTTCAAATATCAAATATAGAAACACTCATACAAAAAGATGAAAAGGTAAAATCAATAGATTTAAAAATAGATAGTATAGGAAATGTACTTATAAAAGATAAACAGTATATAGATTTTTCTTTCAAATCAAAAGGTATTGTCCAGATACAAAATTTAAAAAATATAGTATATATAGATTCCCCTGCATATTTAAAAGTGAGAAAAGGGCTTGAAAGTAGATATAGAGGATTACTGGGAATAAAAATAGAAGATGAAAAATATTTAAAAGGCTATCCATTATATTTAGAAAGATTATATGATTTTTTAGATAAAAGATATTTATATGAACCAGACTTTAAAAACTTAAGTGAAGAACTTCAGAAACTTATGAATGGAAAACTAAATATTACAAAATCTGGAGAAATAGAATATTTAGATGAAAAAAATAATTCTATGCCATTATCTCTTACTGCTATGGGAATTACCAATATTGGGCTTATAGATTTGTTACTTAGAAATAATATTATAAATAAGGGTTCTTTTCTTATTATGGATGAACCAGAAGCACATCTACACCCAAAATGGCAAGTTGCACTTATAGATATACTTTATAAGGTTGCACAAGCTGGAGCAAATATAATAATAGCAACTCATAGTATAGATATGATAAAAGCTGTAGAATTACTTATAAAAAAAGATGAAAAAGCAAAAGATTTAATAGCTATAAATAAAATGCCATATAATGAAAGTTTTAGCAAATTAAAAGAAGAAGAAAAAATAGAAGAGATTTTAAGTGATCTAAGTTCTCCTTTCTATGATATGTATATTAGGGGACTTAGTTGA
- a CDS encoding N-acetyl sugar amidotransferase gives MKYCTRCVMPDTRPGITFDENGVCAACQSYENRKNVDYEKRWQELEILCKKYRGMNGPNGYDCMIAVSGGKDSHFQVYIMKEKMGMNPLLVSVEDNFPMTNAGVHNLKNISESFGCDLISMKPNIQAQKKIGKYTFEKYGKPTYFIDRYIYTYPLHMAVKFNTPLLVYGENVAYEYGGAGAIETYSSKDQINNGVGSGIPTKELLDIGIEEKNLNFFEPPHQNDIDKLDPIYLSYFLEWSSFDNYQIAKKYGFHDLTHEWTRTHHVEQFDQVDTPAYLVHSWMKYPKFGHASATDYSARMVRYGMLTRDEAIELVKKHDHDLDPRSVREFCQFFGYSEKEFWKIIDSHYNKDIFEQKNNISWQIKNPIWK, from the coding sequence ATGAAATATTGTACTAGATGTGTTATGCCTGATACAAGACCAGGTATTACTTTTGATGAAAATGGTGTTTGTGCCGCTTGTCAATCATATGAAAATAGAAAAAATGTAGATTATGAAAAAAGGTGGCAAGAATTAGAAATACTTTGTAAGAAATATAGAGGTATGAATGGACCAAATGGTTATGATTGTATGATAGCTGTATCAGGAGGTAAAGATAGTCATTTCCAAGTATATATTATGAAAGAAAAAATGGGAATGAATCCTCTTCTTGTTTCAGTTGAAGATAATTTTCCTATGACAAATGCAGGAGTACATAATCTAAAAAATATATCAGAATCTTTTGGTTGTGATTTAATATCAATGAAACCAAATATTCAAGCTCAAAAAAAGATTGGAAAATATACTTTTGAGAAATATGGTAAACCAACATATTTTATAGATAGATATATTTATACTTATCCTTTACATATGGCAGTAAAATTTAATACTCCACTTCTAGTTTATGGTGAAAATGTAGCTTATGAATATGGTGGAGCGGGTGCTATTGAAACATATTCCTCAAAAGATCAAATAAACAATGGGGTAGGGAGTGGAATCCCAACAAAAGAGCTTTTAGATATTGGTATTGAAGAAAAAAATTTAAACTTCTTTGAGCCACCACATCAAAATGATATAGATAAACTAGATCCAATTTATCTTAGTTATTTCTTAGAATGGAGTAGTTTTGATAACTACCAAATCGCAAAAAAATATGGATTCCATGATTTAACTCATGAATGGACTAGAACACACCATGTAGAACAATTTGACCAAGTAGATACTCCTGCATATTTAGTTCACTCTTGGATGAAATACCCAAAATTTGGACATGCTTCAGCAACAGATTATAGTGCAAGAATGGTAAGATATGGAATGCTAACTAGAGATGAAGCCATAGAACTTGTAAAAAAACATGACCATGATTTAGATCCAAGAAGTGTAAGAGAATTTTGTCAATTCTTTGGATATAGTGAAAAAGAGTTTTGGAAAATTATAGATAGTCATTATAATAAAGATATTTTTGAGCAAAAAAATAATATTTCTTGGCAAATTAAAAATCCAATTTGGAAATAA
- a CDS encoding cytidylyltransferase domain-containing protein, with translation MYKNKTFLAIVPARGGSKRLPRKNILDLCGKPLIAHTIEAGLKSNYIDKLVVSSDDNEILEISRKFGAETIKRPDELASDVATTFDAIKHTIENFEKYDYVVLLQPTSPLRNEKHIDEAIELLEIKNADAIISVCEMDHSPLWSNTLPQDGSMKGFLRDEVLNKRSQDLEKYYRLNGAIYICKTEKLLENKSFLLRNNIFSYIMDRESSIDIDEEIDFKIAEVIAKMSKIDN, from the coding sequence ATGTATAAAAATAAAACTTTTTTAGCCATTGTTCCAGCTCGTGGAGGGAGTAAAAGACTTCCACGAAAAAATATACTTGATTTATGTGGTAAGCCATTGATTGCACATACTATTGAGGCTGGATTGAAAAGTAATTATATAGATAAATTAGTTGTAAGCAGTGATGATAATGAGATACTTGAAATTTCAAGAAAATTTGGTGCCGAAACTATAAAAAGACCAGATGAATTAGCAAGTGATGTAGCTACAACATTTGATGCTATAAAACATACAATAGAAAATTTTGAGAAATATGATTATGTAGTTTTACTTCAACCTACAAGCCCACTTAGAAATGAAAAACATATAGATGAAGCTATAGAACTTTTAGAAATTAAAAATGCAGATGCAATTATAAGTGTTTGTGAAATGGATCATAGTCCTCTATGGAGTAATACTTTACCACAAGATGGAAGTATGAAAGGATTTTTAAGAGATGAAGTTTTAAATAAAAGAAGTCAAGATTTAGAAAAATATTATAGATTGAATGGTGCTATATATATTTGTAAAACAGAGAAACTGCTTGAAAATAAAAGTTTTTTATTAAGAAATAATATTTTTTCATATATTATGGATAGAGAAAGTTCTATTGATATTGATGAAGAGATTGATTTTAAGATAGCTGAAGTAATAGCTAAAATGAGTAAAATTGATAATTAG